A stretch of Myxocyprinus asiaticus isolate MX2 ecotype Aquarium Trade chromosome 42, UBuf_Myxa_2, whole genome shotgun sequence DNA encodes these proteins:
- the LOC127432626 gene encoding beta-crystallin A4-like — protein sequence MTHHCTKFSGHWKIIVYDEECFQGRHHEFTSECYNVMEFGFETVRSLRVESGAWVGYEHASYQGQQFVLERGEYPQCDAFGGSNAYHIERMTSFRPISCANHRECRMTIYEKENFLGRKGELSDDYPSLQAMGWCNNEVGSLRVQSGAFVCYQFPGYRGYQYIMECDRHCGEYKQFKEFGSHSQTPQIQSIRRIQQ from the exons ATGACTCACCATTGCACCAAGTTCTCTGGCCATTGGAAG ATCATCGTGTATGACGAGGAATGCTTCCAGGGTCGCCACCACGAGTTCACCTCTGAGTGCTACAATGTTATGGAGTTCGGTTTTGAGACCGTTCGCTCATTGAGAGTGGAGAGTGGCGC GTGGGTTGGCTATGAGCACGCCTCTTACCAGGGTCAGCAGTTTGTGCTGGAGCGTGGAGAGTACCCTCAATGCGATGCCTTTGGGGGAAGCAATGCTTACCACATCGAGAGGATGACCTCTTTTAGACCTATTTCCTGCGCT AACCACAGGGAGTGCAGAATGACAATCTATGAGAAGGAGAACTTCTTGGGCCGTAAGGGAGAGCTCAGTGACGACTACCCCTCTCTGCAGGCCATGGGATGGTGCAACAACGAAGTGGGTTCTCTGCGTGTTCAGTCCGGAGC GTTTGTGTGCTACCAGTTCCCCGGTTATCGTGGATACCAGTACATCATGGAGTGTGATCGCCACTGTGGGGAGTACAAACAGTTCAAAGAGTTTGGCTCCCATTCCCAGACCCCTCAGATCCAGTCCATCCGCCGTATCCAGCAGTAA
- the LOC127432618 gene encoding beta-crystallin B1-like → MSQTAKSASNQGTDAKDKGAPAPAATSKASKTGDPGMTGNYRIFLFDQENFQGRMMEVQNECMNVCERGMDRVRSIIVECGPFVAFEQTNFRGEMFILEKGEYPRWDTWSNSYRSDCLMSLRPIRMDPMEHKICLYELSDFKGNKMEIQEDDVPTLWAHGFCDRVGSVRVPGGAWVGYQYPGYRGYQYLFECGDYRHYNEFCAFQPQIQSMRRVRDMQFHQRGCFNLTAAKQ, encoded by the exons ATGTCTCAGACTGCCAAGTCCGCCTCCAACCAAGGCACCGATGCCAAGGACAAGGGAGCTCCTGCCCCTGCTGCCACTAGCAAGGCCTCCAAGACCGGAGATCCTGGAATGACGGGCAACTACAGA ATCTTCCTGTTCGACCAGGAGAACTTCCAGGGCAGGATGATGGAGGTCCAAAACGAGTGTATGAACGTTTGTGAACGCGGAATGGACAGAGTCCGCAGTATCATTGTTGAGTGCGGCCC CTTTGTTGCCTTCGAGCAGACTAACTTCCGTGGTGAGATGTTCATTCTGGAGAAGGGCGAGTATCCTCGCTGGGACACCTGGTCAAACAGCTACCGCAGTGATTGTCTCATGTCCCTCAGACCCATTCGCATG GATCCCATGGAGCACAAGATCTGCCTGTATGAGCTGTCCGACTTCAAGGGCAACAAGATGGAGATCCAGGAGGATGATGTGCCAACCCTGTGGGCACATGGCTTCTGTGACAGAGTGGGCAGCGTGAGGGTTCCTGGTGGAGC TTGGGTGGGATACCAGTACCCTGGCTACAGAGGCTACCAGTATCTGTTTGAGTGTGGCGACTACAGACACTACAACGAGTTTTGCGCCTTCCAGCCTCAGATTCAGTCCATGCGCCGTGTGAGGGACATGCAGTTCCACCAGCGTGGCTGCTTCAATCTGACCGCCGCTAAACAGTAA